The proteins below come from a single Fusobacterium simiae genomic window:
- a CDS encoding toxin-antitoxin system YwqK family antitoxin produces the protein MRRKNFILTVLMFLFVSILSMAVESANFIMPNTNMKTIDTDFQEALKDYKPNLENVDKIFNYIEKNISEKGRAVFYSKLEKGKNEVIVTDENNNIIYIEILPEKLIKIIPHFKTKEMYQLKEGKTFSYIDYSTEMMGKNVIIKSETLLKNKMNKKDAIEILNKLRDSNSFTKNSISNIEYAKSECYDEEGNLLFTMKIKDNKVITEAQKTINENIIKMIYIVNDVNTDSGLMETYINGKLASIMKMKNSLPNGEAKIFYPSGKLLSIFTLENGRTNGISKVYYENGKIQAIYNFKDNVQDGEAIEYDENGNVVKKVLYKNGKIIK, from the coding sequence ATGAGAAGAAAAAATTTTATTTTAACTGTATTAATGTTTTTATTTGTTAGTATTCTAAGTATGGCTGTAGAAAGTGCTAACTTCATTATGCCAAATACTAATATGAAAACCATTGATACAGATTTTCAAGAAGCATTAAAAGACTATAAGCCAAATCTTGAAAATGTAGATAAAATATTTAATTATATAGAAAAAAATATCAGTGAGAAAGGAAGAGCAGTTTTTTATTCTAAATTAGAAAAAGGAAAAAATGAAGTAATTGTTACTGATGAAAATAATAATATTATTTATATAGAAATTCTTCCTGAAAAATTAATAAAAATAATTCCTCATTTTAAAACAAAAGAAATGTATCAATTAAAGGAAGGGAAAACATTTTCATATATTGATTACAGTACAGAAATGATGGGAAAAAATGTTATTATAAAATCTGAAACTTTACTAAAGAATAAAATGAATAAAAAAGATGCTATTGAAATTTTAAATAAATTAAGAGATTCTAATAGTTTTACAAAAAATAGTATTTCAAATATAGAATATGCAAAATCAGAATGTTATGATGAAGAAGGTAATTTACTTTTTACAATGAAAATTAAAGATAATAAAGTAATTACAGAAGCTCAAAAAACTATAAATGAAAATATTATTAAGATGATTTATATAGTTAATGATGTTAATACTGATTCTGGATTAATGGAAACTTATATAAATGGAAAATTGGCTAGTATTATGAAAATGAAAAATTCTCTTCCAAATGGAGAAGCTAAAATATTTTACCCTAGTGGTAAGTTATTATCTATATTTACTCTTGAAAATGGAAGGACAAATGGAATTTCTAAAGTTTATTATGAAAATGGTAAAATACAAGCAATTTATAATTTTAAAGATAATGTTCAAGATGGAGAAGCTATTGAATATGATGAAAATGGAAATGTTGTAAAAAAAGTTTTATATAAGAATGGAAAAATCATAAAATAG